A single region of the Accipiter gentilis chromosome 6, bAccGen1.1, whole genome shotgun sequence genome encodes:
- the GAL3ST2 gene encoding galactose-3-O-sulfotransferase 2 isoform X1 produces the protein MEHVKERGSPFQGCLLFLKMSTLLGLTVHIKCFIIFCLCLGLIFLSGFFHMKNKNYIISKSHKEMPIPYKPCRAKTNVMFLKTHKTASSTVLNIMFRFAERHNLTVALPAGQLVHLGYPKTFLAHFVEEFEAIGQNYNIMCNHLRFNPSEVKKVMAANTFYFSILRNPIRLLESSYVYYKHSVPAFRISKDVNEFLASPMKYYHLADYKTNMYARNIMWFDFGYDNNAEDNKKYIQAVLKEIEQNFHLILISDYFDESMILLKHTLCWDLDDVIYFKLNTRSQDTVQTLTPESEERIKAWCSLDWKLYLHFNQSFWRRIEETIGLKELEKEVNHLRTRQKELMETCLLDQKAVGKNDIKNKAFLPFQSGNANILGYNLKQDLDNMILRTCQKMVIPELQYTSYLYTVQHPHKKRKILPLPLTSFQEKTQLPAPN, from the exons gcACATCAAATGTTTCATCATTTTCTGCCTTTGCCTGGGACTCATCTTCCTGTCGGGATTCTTCCatatgaagaataaaaattacaT AATCTCGAAGAGCCACAAGGAGATGCCGATACCTTACAAGCCTTGCCGTGCCAAGACTAATGTCATGTTCCTCAAGACGCACAAGACAGCCAGCAGCACTGTCCTGAACATCATGTTCAGGTTTGCGGAGAGGCACAACCTCACTGTCGCCCTCCCAGCTGGCCAGCTCGTCCACCTGGGCTACCCAAAGACCTTCCTGGCCCACTTTGTGGAGGAATTTGAAGCCATAGGACAAAACTACAACATCATGTGTAACCACCTGCGGTTTAACCCCTCAGAG GTGAAAAAGGTGATGGCAGCAAACACCTTCTACTTCTCCATCCTGAGGAACCCCATTCGTCTGCTGGAGTCTTCCTACGTCTACTACAAGCACAGTGTCCCTGCCTTCAGGATCTCCAAGGATGTGAACGAGTTCCTGGCATCACCCATGAAGTATTACCATCTGGCAGATTACAAGACAAACATGTATGCCAGGAATATCATGTGGTTTGACTTTGGCTATGATAACAATGCAGAGGACAACAAAAAGTACATCCAGGCAGTCTTGAAGGAGATTGAACAGAACTTCCATCTGATCTTGATATCAGACTACTTTGATGAGTCCATGATCCTCTTGAAGCACACTTTGTGCTGGGATCTGGATGACGTGATTTACTTTAAGCTCAATACCAGAAGCCAGGACACTGTCCAGACCTTGACTCCAGAAAGCGAGGAGCGGATAAAAGCGTGGTGCTCACTGGACTGGAAGCTCTACCTGCACTTCAACCAGAGCTTCTGGAGGAGAATTGAGGAGACCATAGGACtcaaggagctggagaaggaggtgAATCACCTGCGAACAAGACAGAAGGAGCTCATGGAGACCTGTCTCTTGGACCAGAAGGCAGTGGGGAAGAACGACATCAAGAACAAAGCTTTCCTGCCTTTCCAGTCAGGGAATGCAAATATCCTTGGGTACAACCTCAAACAAGACTTAGACAACATGATTCTGAGAACCTGCCAGAAAATGGTTATACCAGAGCTCCAGTACACATCCTATCTTTACACTGTTCAACACCCGCACAAGAAGAGGAAGATCTTGCCCTTGCCGTTGACCAGTTTCCAGGAGAAGACACAGCTCCCAGCTCCCAACTAG
- the GAL3ST2 gene encoding galactose-3-O-sulfotransferase 2 isoform X2 — MKSPGCTSRHIKCFIIFCLCLGLIFLSGFFHMKNKNYIISKSHKEMPIPYKPCRAKTNVMFLKTHKTASSTVLNIMFRFAERHNLTVALPAGQLVHLGYPKTFLAHFVEEFEAIGQNYNIMCNHLRFNPSEVKKVMAANTFYFSILRNPIRLLESSYVYYKHSVPAFRISKDVNEFLASPMKYYHLADYKTNMYARNIMWFDFGYDNNAEDNKKYIQAVLKEIEQNFHLILISDYFDESMILLKHTLCWDLDDVIYFKLNTRSQDTVQTLTPESEERIKAWCSLDWKLYLHFNQSFWRRIEETIGLKELEKEVNHLRTRQKELMETCLLDQKAVGKNDIKNKAFLPFQSGNANILGYNLKQDLDNMILRTCQKMVIPELQYTSYLYTVQHPHKKRKILPLPLTSFQEKTQLPAPN, encoded by the exons gcACATCAAATGTTTCATCATTTTCTGCCTTTGCCTGGGACTCATCTTCCTGTCGGGATTCTTCCatatgaagaataaaaattacaT AATCTCGAAGAGCCACAAGGAGATGCCGATACCTTACAAGCCTTGCCGTGCCAAGACTAATGTCATGTTCCTCAAGACGCACAAGACAGCCAGCAGCACTGTCCTGAACATCATGTTCAGGTTTGCGGAGAGGCACAACCTCACTGTCGCCCTCCCAGCTGGCCAGCTCGTCCACCTGGGCTACCCAAAGACCTTCCTGGCCCACTTTGTGGAGGAATTTGAAGCCATAGGACAAAACTACAACATCATGTGTAACCACCTGCGGTTTAACCCCTCAGAG GTGAAAAAGGTGATGGCAGCAAACACCTTCTACTTCTCCATCCTGAGGAACCCCATTCGTCTGCTGGAGTCTTCCTACGTCTACTACAAGCACAGTGTCCCTGCCTTCAGGATCTCCAAGGATGTGAACGAGTTCCTGGCATCACCCATGAAGTATTACCATCTGGCAGATTACAAGACAAACATGTATGCCAGGAATATCATGTGGTTTGACTTTGGCTATGATAACAATGCAGAGGACAACAAAAAGTACATCCAGGCAGTCTTGAAGGAGATTGAACAGAACTTCCATCTGATCTTGATATCAGACTACTTTGATGAGTCCATGATCCTCTTGAAGCACACTTTGTGCTGGGATCTGGATGACGTGATTTACTTTAAGCTCAATACCAGAAGCCAGGACACTGTCCAGACCTTGACTCCAGAAAGCGAGGAGCGGATAAAAGCGTGGTGCTCACTGGACTGGAAGCTCTACCTGCACTTCAACCAGAGCTTCTGGAGGAGAATTGAGGAGACCATAGGACtcaaggagctggagaaggaggtgAATCACCTGCGAACAAGACAGAAGGAGCTCATGGAGACCTGTCTCTTGGACCAGAAGGCAGTGGGGAAGAACGACATCAAGAACAAAGCTTTCCTGCCTTTCCAGTCAGGGAATGCAAATATCCTTGGGTACAACCTCAAACAAGACTTAGACAACATGATTCTGAGAACCTGCCAGAAAATGGTTATACCAGAGCTCCAGTACACATCCTATCTTTACACTGTTCAACACCCGCACAAGAAGAGGAAGATCTTGCCCTTGCCGTTGACCAGTTTCCAGGAGAAGACACAGCTCCCAGCTCCCAACTAG